The sequence CTTGGGGTAGGGGGCACGTCCAGGGTGTCAGGCCACGACTCACCTTGCAACAGGGGCGTGTCGGGGTCTCGGAGGAGCTGCCAGAACTCCCTTTCCCCAGCCGCTTTCCCCATCACGGAGGTCAAGTAGGGGCCTGACAAGGAGGCCTGTGTTTCATATCTACAAAagggaaaggcagagagagagaagaggcgGCTGTCGTCCCTAAGGGCAGAGGCAGAACTCACCCACAGCAGGAAAATCCTCTCCAAGCTCTTTGGGCCGACACTAGTCAAACCCTTTCCAGGCCACCTAGCCACAGGTCTGTGGTCTCAACTCCTTCCCCTCCAGACCCCCGATCCTGCCTGCTCAGGCTTCATCCTCTCCACGCTGACCATGACCATGGCCTCCAGGAAAGGGGCATCTATTATGTTATCAGCTCAGCAGTTGTCCCCTCTCTGGGGGGCTGATGTTATGGGGCATGAGAATCAGAAGCTGCTGGTGTCACCTAGAATGTGTACAATGTACAATGAGAGAAGGTGAAGCCTGCATGCAGAGAGAGGGAGGGTCAtgggaaatggaggcagagaCACCTGGCAGTGGCACTGGGTCTCTGTGGCTCAGTGGCATTCCCCTCTTCTTGGGGCTGCATGGCTCAGCTACCTCTCTGATTCTACATGCTCTACACCCACTGTTGTGGAGAGGGTTGGAGTTCAATTTCTGGCCCTGGCAGCCAAGAGACTCCTCACTCACACTCCCTCTTTCCTGAGCTTCTGGCCTCCAACTTTGAGTTTCTCCACTCTGTCTGGATGCCACTGCCACAGGAAGTCTCTTGAAACTCCGTgagcctgggccaggcacagcagctcaagcctgtaatcccagcactttgggaggctgaggcaggcagatcacctgaggtcaggagttcgagaccagcctgaccaacatggagaaaccccatctctactaaaaatacaaaattagccgggtgtggtggtgcatgccagtaatcccagctactggggaggctgaggcagaaccacttgaacccgggaggtggaggttgcggtaagccgagatcgcaccattgcactccagcctgggcaacaagagcgaaactccatctcaaaacaaaacaaaacaaactctgtAGGCCAGGTCCTTCATCCCTCCCACAGGAGGAAGCAGCACGATCAGGGCTTCCCCTGGAAGAGTGGCTTGAAGAGATGAGTGGGATTTgccagaggagaggggaggagagcgGGGCAGAGCcgagaggaggcagagagaagaaaggcACACAGGTGCACAGAATTTGGGGGAATGGTCTTTCAAAAGAGCGGggtcaggccaggcacggtggctcatgcctgtcatcccagcactttgggaggccgaggcgggtggatcacttgaggtcaggagttcgtgaccagcctggacaacatggtgaaaccccatctctactaataacacgaaaattaggctgagtgtggtgatacaagcctgtaatcccagctattcaggaggctgaggcaggagaattgcttgaacctagtaggcggaggttgcagtgacctgagatcacaccactgcactccagcctgggtgacagagcaagactgcttctcaaaaacaaaagcaaacaaacaaacaaacaaaaaataacaacaaatgaGCGGGTTCTGGGAGAatgcaaatgaatgaaaaggagGTGAGACCATCGAGGTAACAGAGGAGTGATGTGAACGGATGCATCTTCCAGAAAGTACCCTCTGGGGTAATACAGCCCTAAGTTATTGAAGGTTGCAGTCTTAGAGACAGagggattttttttggttttaagaaacacaggctgggtgcagtgggtcacagctgtaatcccagcagaggcaggggcagaggcaggtggatcacctgaggtcgggagtttgagaccagcctggccaacatggtgaaaccctgtctctactgaaaatacaaaaattagccaggtgtgatggtgggcccctgtaatcccagctacttgggaggctgaggcaggagaattgcttgaacccaggaggtagaggttgcagtgagctgagattgtgccactgcactccagcctgggcgacagagtgtaactccccctcaaaaaaaaaaaaaaaaaagaaagaaacacaaatctATTTGGGGTGACTTAAGCGAAGGGAAAGTACTGTTCTAAGGAATGTCACAGAGTAGCCCTTTTCCCGTTCCTTAACTCTGCAGGGCCATGTGCTGCACAGGGCCACCTCTCTCcacatctgtctgtctgtctgtctgcagTAGAGCTTTCTCTGCTGTGCATTCAGGGGCCTCAAATGCAGTCTTCATGCCTGAACCCAGTTCCGGCATCCACACACATTAACAAGAGAACCATTTCTCAGACTGGAGTCCACAGTGTCTTCCCAGAGGTCCCTGAGCtctgaataaaaatgttaaattcaaATTGTCTTTCATTTTGCTGACAATATTCAAACCCGAATACCAGCCGGTTCTGGGTAATCTCAGTCTGTGGGTCTCAGCCCTCCCAAGGGCACTCAGCCTGTGTGTGGCCATCAGTGACTGCGCTGGTGCCCAGCAGCATTGCGCTATGTGCCATAGGCCaccaggaagggaagggaggtggcCCTCATAGTGAATGAAGTGGCTGAGCCAGGGCAGGAGTGCTCAGGCTTCACTGCAGCTCAAATACAGGGAGGTACTAAAGTGCAGGCCGGCGCCTCTGCAGAGCGTCCTTATTTGAATGGTACtggtttttatacttttctatttaatttacAAAGTTGTCAGGGATTTAAAgctgcctagtgctagaaagagaaaggacttttttgtgtgtggtagaggcagggtttcgccatattggcctgGGTGGTTTTGAACtactggcctccagtgatctgcccgccttggcctcccaaagggctgggattacaggtgtgagccatcacactcagtctttttttttttttttttttttttttttttttttaaagacagagtcttcttctgtcatccaggctgcaggaCAGTGACatcatcataactcactgcagccttgaactcctgagctcaagctgtcctcccacctcagcctactgggtagctagaactacaagtgcacaccatcatgcccagctaattaaaaaaattttggggggccgggcacggtggcttatgcctctaatcagtactttgggaggctgaggtgggtggatcacttgaggtcaggagttcgtaaccagcctggcccacatggtgaaacccagtttctactaaaaaaatacaaaaattagccaggcatggtggcacacgcttgtaatcccagctacttgggaggctgaggcaggagaatcgcttgaatccaggaggtgaaggttgcagtgagccaagattgcaccactgcactccagcctgggcaacagaacaagactccaccttaaaaaaaaaaaaaaaaaattgtagagatggcagtctcactatgttgcccaggctggtcttgaactcctgggctcaagtgatcctcctgcctcagcctcccaaatcactggaattataggagtgagccaccacctcTGGCCAAAGACTTTATATTTAGTAAACATATCAGTACACATCTAAGTCATATTACAGAAGAAATAACTCAACCTGGGGTCTGGGAGAATTTTTGTACTTTGGAGGAGTCTTTGCATATCTCTGGTCTGAGATTCCCTGGCCTAGAGGACCTGAAGAACCCAATTGTGGGCCCTCCCTGGATGCAGGATGCTGTTCTCCAGGAACTCCCACTGGGGACAGAAATTGGGGCCCATTGGGAACAGAAACAGGTCCATGATTCTAGGGGAGAAGTCTGTGGTCTGCGTGACCTGGTGGAAGGCACTCAACTTCTCTGGGCTGGACTCCCTACTGATAACATGAGAATTACATTCATCTTATTTCATCATGGGCAGGACCTAGTATCAAATAGCAGTCCAGACATGCTCATTCTCAGACTGGTCTAAGCTCAGGGTGAGAAGCAAACGTAAGGACATTGTCCAACCTCTTTGAGGTAATTAATAAAAGGATTGGGCCAAActtatttcataataaaagttCTTATTctggccagccacggtggctcacgcctgtaatctcagcactttgggaggccaaggtcggtagatcacttgagtccaggagtttgagactagtctgggcaacatggagaaatcccatctctacaaaaaatttaaaaaaaaaaaatttgccaggcgtggtggcgcatgcctgtagttccagctacctgggaggctacggtgggaggatcatctgatcctggaaggttgaggctgcagtgaactgtgattgtgccacttcgcgctagcctaggtgacagagtaagaccctgtctcaaataaagtTGAGATATAATAAAAGTTCttattctgggccaggcacagtggctcatacctgtaatcctggcattttgggaggctgaggcagacagatcacttgaggtcaagagttcaagaccagcctggccaaaatggcaaaatcccatctctactcaaaatataaaaattagccaggtatggtggtgcatgcccatagtctcagttactcaggaggctgaggaaggagaatcgcttgaacccgggagatagatgctgcagtgagctgagattgtgccactgcaacccagtctgggcgacagagggagactccatctcaaaaaaaagtagatgggtgtggtggtgcatacctgtagtccctgctgcttgggtaatttgaggctgcagtgagctatgactgtgccactgcacttcagcctgggtaacagagcaagaccttgcctaaataaatacatggccggacgcagtggcccatgcctgtaatcccagcactttgggaggccaaggcaggcagatcacctgaggtcatgagttagagaccagcctggccaacatagtgaaaccccatctctactaaaaatacaaaaattagctgggcatggtggtacacgcctgtagtcccagctactcaggaggctgaggcaggagaatcacttgaacccaggagatggagtttgcagtgagccgagattgcgccactgcactccagcctgggcaacagagggagactctgtctcgaaataaaaaaataaataaatgggccgggcgcggtggctcaagcctataatcccagcactttgggaggccgagatgggcgaatcacgaggtcaggagatcgagatcatcctggctaacacggtgaaacaacgtctctactaaaaaaatacaaaaaactagccgggcgtggtggcaggcgcctgtagtcccagctactcgggaggctgaggcaggagaatggcgtaaacccgggaggcggagcttacagtgagctgagatctggccactgcactccagcctgggcgacagagcgagactcggtctcaaaaaagataaaaaataaataaataaataaataaataaataaataaataaataaataaaaataaatacacagacaCAAGTTGGGCCTCCagagcctgggtaacagagtgacactctgtctcaaaaaaaaaaaaagttcttactCTGGCTAAGCAtgatggctcgcacctgtaatcccaatattttgagAACCTGAGGTGTGAGGatagtttgaggccaggaatttgagaccagcctgggcaacagagagagaccctagctaaaaaaaaaaaaaaattagcattagCCAGGGatgggtggcacgtgcctattgtctcagctatttgggaggctgaggcaggacagtagAGTTGCTTCAtccccagagtttgaggctgcagtgagccgtgattgcaccactacactccagcctgggtgacagagtgagaccctgtcttttaaaaacaaacaaacaaacaaaaagcagttcTCACTCTGATGAAAGAAACGCTGTGTTGAGCGCTTGCTACGTGCTGGAACTTGCACATATAAAAAGCACATGCCACCATCTCTATGTGTACTAACTCCCGGACTCCTCATACTGGCCCTGCAGGGAGGGGGCACAACTGTTCTCCTCAGTGAATTGTGGGTGCCTACCTGGAACCTAGCTGGTTAGAGCTGGGATTCCAACTGGGGGGTTCTGCCTCCAGAGCCTGCTCTCTCAATGACAATGCTGGCCTATGGCTCCCTGTTTCCATAACACCATGGGCAACAAAGGAGTGGAGCAGGTAGAAGCAAAAGCAGGGCCAGTGTCTCTCCCGAGGGAACCCTCTCCTCTGTCCCCTGTCTCTTCCGTGACCCTGTATCAGGCatgtggggctggggtgggggtgaggactGGGAGGTGGGAGTCTCACGTGAATCCTCCTAACTCATGGGCCTTCTTCAGGACATCTTCCACGGTGGACCCGGCAAGAACAGAGATGGATTGTCTGTATGGCAGCAAGAGGCTAAGCACCTGCAGTGTGACACTGATGACCTCTTGGGTCTGAGGAATGGTCTCAGCAGCTGGTTCCAACATGACTGTgccagggagaaaggaaggggtaGTTGGTGTGAGGACAGGGATCCTGGATATTTGTCTTCCTGTCTTCCCTCAAAGACATCTGGACCTTGTCCTTCCCCAAGTCCTCATCTCCATCAATGCCACCACCACCTGCTCAGCTGAAACCTGGCTTCCATCCCAGCCTCCCCTGTCCCTCATTCCCCACATCTCCCACCACCCATGATCAGGCCCCTCACTGGTTCCTCTGCTTCCAGTatccttcctcccacctctctgGCACCTAGCACTCCAGAGGGCTCTTTCTAGAACATGTATTTGTTCACAATGCGTCTCTGTTACCCTGATGGGCTCACCTCCCCTTCATTCATCTGCCTTCCACTCCATCATTCTCCCAGATCCCATTCTTTTGCAAGACGATTCCTCAAAATTCCTTCAAACTCTGTGCAcctctgtgtctttgttcttgCTGCCTCTTCTCGGCTCTACTCTAtccattcttgttttttttttttggagacagagtctcatactgtcgcccaggctggagtgccatggcgcgatctcggctcactgcaacctctgcctcccaggttcaagtgattcttgtgcctcggcctccctagtagctggaattataggcatcaaccaccacacctggctaatcttttgtattttagtagagacagggtttcaccatcttgcctagcctggtctcaaactcctgggctcaggcaatccacccgcctcagcttcccagagtgctaggattacaagcacgagccgcTGTGTCCAGCCTCCTTCTtctccattcttttcttcttttttatgtttttttttttttattttttatttatttatttttttttgagacagagtctcactctgtcacccagactggagtgcaatggcgcaatctcagttcactgcaacctccacctctggggttcaagtgattctcttgcctcagcctcctgagtcgctgggattacaggcactcgccaccacacccggctacttttttgtatttttaatagatggagttttgccatgttagccaggctggtcttaaactcctgaccccaggtgagccacctgccttggcctcccaaattgttgggattacaagcatgagccattgcacctggcctccttCTCCATTCTTAATTGGCAAATCCAATCACCTCCTTAGCCCCTTTCTCAGAGGAAGCCTGGATCATGCTGCTACTGGGGCTTATCATGTTGTATTAGAGTTAACCAAAATGTGTCTctcctcattcattccttcattcattcatccattcactcaaaCATGTCTGTACTGGGTATCACACAAGCGGTATGCCCAGGGCTCTCCATTTAATGTCTTCCTCCCCACACTGTCAGCTTCCAGAAGCTGTGACCACATTTTGGCTGCTGTGTCCCATGCACACCCACAAACTTGTGCAGACTCAGCAAATCAGGACGAAGCACCCTCCCCTCACTGGGACGTCAACGCGTGCGCAGCAGATTGTAAAGGGCTGTACTTCCACAAAAGGCTGGGCTACCTCGTGGTGCCAGGCAGTCTGGGAAGATCAGATCAATGTAGGTCTTGTGGTTCAGAACAGGCAGCAGCTGGGAAATCATGAGAGCATTCTGGAAGGCTCCGTCCTGCAGACTGGCCAACAAAGCAACGCTCGCCTTGAGACATGCTGTTCCCAGCTCTGCCCCAGGCATGGAGGAGGTCATGAGCAACTGGTGATAGagtggggaagagagggaggaggtcaGCCGGTGGGGAGGGGCTAGGTGCTCCAGCCCCTGAACACTCCCCGCTCACTGTTCCCCAGGGTGGCCATGGCTCCAGAGTCTCTTTCCCACCTGTAATGCCAATGGGGTGCTGTAGACATTCCCAAAGTGGCCCTCGGGGGTCTGGGCCTTCAAGATCTTCTCTTGTACCGTCTTGATGGCCATGGCGATCCGTTGTCTCCGACCAGGGTTGAAGTTTGAGCGCTTCAGACAGGTGAATGCCAAGCCTGCCATGGCAGCTGTGTCTTGAAGGGGGGAACAGAACACGTGATGAGCTGGAGAGCCAAGGGGCCAGGACAGGTGGGGGCTTGAGAGTCAGGCCCTTGTAGCTATGGGCAACCACAGGAGGGCTTGGAGAAGAAGGGCAACATGGTCAGATCAGCTGAGGGCACCAACTCAACCTGGTCTGCCCAAGACTTTCCTTATCTGGACCCTGAAAATCCTATGTCCCAGGAAACTGCTCATTTCTGGGCAAACTGGTTTGGCTGATCACTCTGCAACTTGAGGGCTAGAGGTTAGGGAGAAGGACTGGAGGAGGGAGGCCCGAGAGGACTTGACCCTATACCACCTATTTCCAAACTTGGCCACACGTTGGAATCACTAggggagttttattttattttttattttttgagacagagtctcactctgttacccaaggcagtggtgtgatctctactcactgcagcctccgcttcccaggttcaagtgattctgctgcctcagcctcccgagtagctgggactataggcatgtgccaccatgcccagctaactttcgtatttttagtagagatggggttttaccatgttgtccggcctggtcttgaactcctggcctcaagatatCCACCTACCAGCTCCAAAGCTGACTCACAGCTGGAGCATCACCCATAAGCCCCACCAATTCACCCCTAAAAGACTTGATACGGAGGGGTCCCAAGGAAAGGTGAGTGTGGGGCCAGGGTATGGAGGTCATCAGTGCAGGCCTGGGGACTGAGGGAGTGCCAGCCTGGCCTCAGTAGGGTCTGACCTACTCACCCACAGAGTGGTGGCCCTGGTGGAGAGGTTCCACAGCATACAGGAGTTTGTCTACCACGCTGCCATGGACCCGCTTCTTGTGGAGACACAGGGCCAGAATGCCCAGGCCATACTGGTAGTAGCTAGTGTGGGGGTGGCCCTTGTGATCATGGCCtcggagggaaaaaaaaaccaagtggTTGCCTCTCTGCCCCCACCCAGCAGCCAGCCCCACCAGCGCATGGGACCCCTGGTCTGCACTTTCCAATACACTCCTTTGGGTCATGGGATCCTTCATTCCTTCACTGCCTCAGCCCATACGTGCTGAGGTCTCACTGTGCGTCTCACTGGGCTTAGAGGAAGCAGGAGACCCATGGCAGATGGGCACTGCGCAGTTCAGGCCTCAACCATAGCAATTGCTCATGAGACTGCAATCGTAATGGGAATGCAGACCAAGTAGTGATATTTGGGCGGCTGGGAAGTCAAGACAGGATCCTCCAAGGAAGTAATGCTGGAGAGGGCTGGGGATGGGTGGAGGCAGAGCCAAAGGTAGAGCAGGAGTGAACTGCACGTCGGGGAGCCAGTCCAGATGGAGGGAGCCTGTATGAAGACACCGGCTTATGAGTTGAGAAATGAGAAAGAGCCGTATGGCCGGAGCCCACAGAGGGCAGGTGTGTGTGGGAGGCAGAAAACAGATGAGCAGAGCTGGGGAGAAGGCAAGGTAGAcaggctgggccacagagcagtAAGGCGCCCCTGCAGAGTTTAAACAGTGCCAGCAAGATCAGGTTTATATTGAAAAGGCTGGCTCTGGCTGTTGTGTGCTGGGTCAAGTCAGGGCAGGAGAGCTAGTAGAGACAAAGGCGTAAGTCATAAGCAGGCTGTCCAGTTGTCCCGAAGGTGGATAATCAAGTCAATCTTGGTGGCTTGCCAATACAAGACTTGccaatgggccgggcacagtggctgatgcctgtaatcccagcaccttgggaggctgaggcaggcggatcacctgaggtcgggagttcaagaccagcctgaccaacatggagaaaccccatctctactaaaaatacaaaattagctgggtgtggtggtgcatgcctgtaatcccaggtactcgggaggctaaggcaagagaatcgcttgaacccaggaggcggagattgcagtgagctgagatcataccattgtacgccagcctgggcaacaagaacaaaactccgtctcaaaaaaaaaaaccaaaaaacacaaaacagaaaacacctGTCAATAGAGTGTGTGCAGCGTGGGAAAGGCTGGATCAAGGATGACTATGGGGACAGGTTCAAGCCTTGACGTGGGCAGTGAGACGGGCAGAATGGATGGTGGGAAAGACGCCTGGGGAGAAAACCCAAAGTTCTGATTTTCACTAGAGAATATAATCTGATGAGCCCTCCCAGGTGCTCCCTACCCCCAGCCAATGGTGTCTGCTCACCAATGGCCCGCTTCTCATCCTCCAGGAACCGCTTGAGctgtgagaccagcctgtcccCCTTGTGGCCCCCAACAAACTCGCAGTTGGCCCTGAGAGCGAGCAGGTAGAGGGCCAGCTGGCCCATGGAAGGCTTGCCGTGGCAGTCACTGTCATCCTCGCTGAGGGCAGACCTAGGACAAGGCCAGTTAATGGCTTTGTGAGAAAGTGCCACGCAGTAAGCCTGCTTGGAGCACCCACCCCACCAGCATCACAAAGTGGAAAAAATCTTAACAGTGGGAAGCGTTAATAAAAGCACCAAAAGTAGGTGTGTTAGCTATATTGTTGTGAGGTGTATgccacaaatatttaataaagatgaACAATTAGATTCAAGGATAAACTCCGAGGGCTCCTGCATCCAAATCACCTGTGCCTGCCCCACTATTTTGTCCATACTTCACCCACATgccccctcctttctttttcattttttaattttatttatttattttctttgagacagagtttcgctcttgttgcccaggctggagtgcagtggcgcgatctcagctcacctcaacctccgcctcccgagttcaagtgattctcctgccttggcctcccgagtagctgggattacaggcgtgagccatcatgcccggccagatttttattttttttactgagataggatctcactgtctcccaggctggagtacagtggtgccatcatagctcattgtagccttgttctcctggcctcaaaagatcctcccaccttagcctccggagaagctgggaccacaggcatgtgtcactacgcctagctaattttttttaatttttgtttctttctttcttttttttttttaagagacgtggtctcaatatgttgcctaggctggtctcgaactcctgagctcaagcaatcctcctgcctcagcctcccaaaatgttgggattacaggtatgagcaactatgcctggccttcttttcttGCCACCCCTGCATCCACTTCTCAAGAGGGAGTCTGAGGAAGAGGCGCTTCATGACTGCCCCTGATTATTTACCTCTCATTCAAACTCCAAAACAGGCCTCTCTGTAATGCCTCTTGAAAAGGGAGTACAGAAAGATGCTGCTTTTGGgttggtgcagtggcttatgcctataattccaacactttgggaggccaaggcaggcaaattacctgaggtcaggagttcaagaccagcctggccaacatggtaaaaccctgtctctaccaaaaatacaaaaattagctgggcatggtggcatatgcctgtaatcccagctagtcaggtggctgaggcacaagaatcacttgaacctgggaggtggaggttggggtgagccaagattgtgccactgcactccagcctaggcaacagagtgagaaaaaaaaaaaagaaaaaaaaaaagatgctgctTCTGGACTCAGTATGAAAGAGTGTGGTCAtggattagtgatgtctgcctcATGCATGGGAGGGGAGCACACAGAGTCAGACGCTGCTTCTAGGCTTAATGTGGAAGACTGCAGTCATCGATTAGTGATGTCTACCTCAGGCACACTAAGGGAGTACAGAGTCAGATGCTGCTCCTGGGATTATCAAAAAAAGAGTACAGCCATGGATTAGCGATGTCTGCCTCAGACATCACTGAGGAGGGGCAGTAGTAGCAAGAGGAGCCCTGCATTAGCATCTCTGATCTAATCCAACCAACCCCTTCATTCTATACACAGAGAAAGGCCCTCCATTGAAGAGACTGTGGTAATACCCTAGGAGGCACTGCTGGTAACCAAGCTTGAGGCTGTGCAGGTAGAGGTCCTCCTTGGTCCCCGCCTGCAGGCTGGAGAGGCGCAGGCCCACATAGATGCTGGGGTTCAGGTGCTCCGGGGAAAGCCGGTCCATCCAAGGCAAGAGGTGCTGGCCCAACTTCTCTACCAGATGGCTGTCCACCTCTGGTATTTCTTAGGAAAGAAAATGGTGCAAGTGAGGTCACAGGGCCAGGCCACCAGCAAAGAAGTGCTTTGACGTTACCAGGGCCTTCCCCAGGGAATACATGTCCTCACCCCCACCTCCATCCAGCACACACCAACTTGCAGGGGGAACTGCAGCCATACTGAAAGGCAGTGGGAGGGAAAAAGGAGGGAAGCATGTATCCCAAAAGAGCAGTTGGAGCCAGCCAGTGAAAGAGGTGGCAGGCTGAAGGTAGAGGATGCTATTGCCAGGCAACCACTCTGCCCATCAGCGGTGACGGTGAGACTGTATGC comes from Macaca mulatta isolate MMU2019108-1 chromosome 10, T2T-MMU8v2.0, whole genome shotgun sequence and encodes:
- the TCN2 gene encoding transcobalamin-2 isoform X3 translates to MDRLSPEHLNPSIYVGLRLSSLQAGTKEDLYLHSLKLGYQQCLLGSALSEDDSDCHGKPSMGQLALYLLALRANCEFVGGHKGDRLVSQLKRFLEDEKRAIGHDHKGHPHTSYYQYGLGILALCLHKKRVHGSVVDKLLYAVEPLHQGHHSVDTAAMAGLAFTCLKRSNFNPGRRQRIAMAIKTVQEKILKAQTPEGHFGNVYSTPLALQLLMTSSMPGAELGTACLKASVALLASLQDGAFQNALMISQLLPVLNHKTYIDLIFPDCLAPRVMLEPAAETIPQTQEVISVTLQVLSLLLPYRQSISVLAGSTVEDVLKKAHELGGFTYETQASLSGPYLTSVMGKAAGEREFWQLLRDPDTPLLQGIADYRPKDGETIELRLVSW
- the TCN2 gene encoding transcobalamin-2 isoform X1 → MRHLGAFLFLLGVLGALAEICEIPEVDSHLVEKLGQHLLPWMDRLSPEHLNPSIYVGLRLSSLQAGTKEDLYLHSLKLGYQQCLLGSALSEDDSDCHGKPSMGQLALYLLALRANCEFVGGHKGDRLVSQLKRFLEDEKRAIGHDHKGHPHTSYYQYGLGILALCLHKKRVHGSVVDKLLYAVEPLHQGHHSVDTAAMAGLAFTCLKRSNFNPGRRQRIAMAIKTVQEKILKAQTPEGHFGNVYSTPLALQLLMTSSMPGAELGTACLKASVALLASLQDGAFQNALMISQLLPVLNHKTYIDLIFPDCLAPRVMLEPAAETIPQTQEVISVTLQVLSLLLPYRQSISVLAGSTVEDVLKKAHELGGFTYETQASLSGPYLTSVMGKAAGEREFWQLLRDPDTPLLQGIADYRPKDGETIELRLVSW
- the TCN2 gene encoding transcobalamin-2 isoform X2 → MRHLGAFLFLLGVLGALAEICEIPEVDSHLVEKLGQHLLPWMDRLSPEHLNPSIYVGLRLSSLQAGTKEDLYLHSLKLGYQQCLLGSALSEDDSDCHGKPSMGQLALYLLALRANCHDHKGHPHTSYYQYGLGILALCLHKKRVHGSVVDKLLYAVEPLHQGHHSVDTAAMAGLAFTCLKRSNFNPGRRQRIAMAIKTVQEKILKAQTPEGHFGNVYSTPLALQLLMTSSMPGAELGTACLKASVALLASLQDGAFQNALMISQLLPVLNHKTYIDLIFPDCLAPRVMLEPAAETIPQTQEVISVTLQVLSLLLPYRQSISVLAGSTVEDVLKKAHELGGFTYETQASLSGPYLTSVMGKAAGEREFWQLLRDPDTPLLQGIADYRPKDGETIELRLVSW
- the TCN2 gene encoding transcobalamin-2 isoform X4 produces the protein MTVTATASLPWASWPSTCSLSGPTASLLGATRGTGWSHSSSGSWRMRSGPLVSRHHWLGGSHALVGLAAGWGQRGNHLVFFSLRGHDHKGHPHTSYYQYGLGILALCLHKKRVHGSVVDKLLYAVEPLHQGHHSVDTAAMAGLAFTCLKRSNFNPGRRQRIAMAIKTVQEKILKAQTPEGHFGNVYSTPLALQLLMTSSMPGAELGTACLKASVALLASLQDGAFQNALMISQLLPVLNHKTYIDLIFPDCLAPRVMLEPAAETIPQTQEVISVTLQVLSLLLPYRQSISVLAGSTVEDVLKKAHELGGFTYETQASLSGPYLTSVMGKAAGEREFWQLLRDPDTPLLQGIADYRPKDGETIELRLVSW